The DNA sequence GGCGCGTGCGCGGCAGCATGCGGAGCGGCCCCCGGGGCGCCGGCCGCGACATCGGCGCGTGCCCTGCGCTGGGGCCCCGCCAGGCGCTCCATCGCCATCGCGGCGACCCGGGCCAGGATCTCGAAGGCGAGGGGGTCGCCCCCTTCCGTCGCTCCGCCGGTGTCGCCGTAAAGGATCGCCACGGGGCGGCCGCGAACCTGGACGGGTACCGCGCACGCATCGGCCGGCTGAATTCCGCCGAGGGCGGCCCGGACCTCCTCGCCGACCGACTGGGCCGAGGCGCGCACGGCCGCGCGTCCGGACGCGGCGCGCGCCAGGATGTGGTGCCCGGCGGCGCTGAGCGTCACGCGCGAGACGTTCTCGCTCTTGAATCCCCCCTCGCCGAGAAAGCCGAGGCCCGCCCAGCCGGAGAGCGTCGATCCCTTCACGATGAACAGCGCGGTCCGCGGATAGATCGCCGCGGCGGCATCCAGGAGCGCCGAGAGAATCTCGCGCTGTGACTCGTGTCGCGCGATCGAGTCGACGGCGTCCCGTATCACGTGAAGCTGCGCCGCACCCGAGGCCGCCCCCCATTCCCCCGGTGTGAGGGGGAATCGCATCGGCTCCGAGGCGGCCGAGAGCGCGTCTTCGAACGCCTGCCGCAGCCGCTCGACCCGCTCGCGCACGTGCCGGTTGGCTTCCGCCTCGACCCTGTCCTTCAGATGACCACCCATGCCGCCCCCCCCTCTGGATGCCGCGTGCGGTTAGATATCACAGCGGATCGACGCAGTCAAACGACTTCCGGGTGGCAGCATCGCCACACATCGGTGTGGCTGCCTTGCGACTCGGGCCACCGACGGTTCCCGAAGCCTCTCGGGGTCATATTCGTAACATATTGTCACATATTGACTTATAGGTTTACACATGGAACAGAGATGCTTGGCATATGGGCTGCAATGGAGGAGGCTCGACGTTCGTCGACAGTTGGGAGGGGGAATGGCGCAGAAGCAGAGAACTCTGGCCCGGCCGATGGAAGTGGAAGGGGTCGGGCTGCACTCCGGCAGACGCGTCCGGCTGCGCGTGCTCCCGGCGGAGGCTGACTCCGGAATCGTCTTCCTCCGCACGGACGAAGGGAACGCCGCAATCCCCGCCACGCACCGTCTTTTGAATGACGGCAATCTCTCGACGACGCTGTCCCGCGGGGCGCTTGCCGTCGCGACGGTCGAGCATCTTCTCTCGGCCCTGCAGGGGCTCTCGATCGACAACGTGCGGATCGAGCTGGATGGTCCCGAAGTGCCGATCCTCGACGGAAGCGCCCTGCCTTTCGTCACGCTGATTCGCGAGTCCGGTGTCCGCGCGCTCGGCAAGCCCCGCCGGTTCCTGACCCTGACCCGGCCGGTGCGTGTCAAGGCGGGGGAGAAGGAGATCCTGGCTCTGCCGGACAACGTCTTCCAGGCGACCTACGCGATCGATTTCCCGCACACCGCGATCGGCTCCCAGACCGTGACGACCGAGGTGAGCGAGCACACCTACGCCGACGCGATCGCCCCCGCGCGCACGTTCTGCCTGCTGCGCGACGTCGAGGCGATGCGCAGCTCCGGCCTGGCGCTGGGGGGATCGCTCGACAACGCTCTCGTGGTCGGCGACGACGGCGTCCTGAACGGCTCGCTGCGCTTCCCCGACGAGTTCGCCCGTCACAAGGTCCTCGATCTGGTCGGCGACTTGGCGCTCCTCGGGGCGCCGATCCGCGCCCACGTGATCGCCTTCAAGGGCGGTCATCGGCTCCACGCCGCCCTGGTCGCCAAGATCATGTCCACGCGATCGGCCTGGTCTCTCGGCACCTCGGAGGACCGGCTGCCGGCCGCGCACCTGGCGGAGTTCGCGCACCTCAAGGACAGCCTGCTGCCGCATCCGGTCGGCCTGGCCGGGTAGAGACGCCGCCGCCGGCCCTTGTCACCCCGTTCCCTCTCCGATAGACTGGCCGCGTCCGGGCCCCGAAGACCGCACGCCTGAAGCGCTCGGTCGGGGGATACCGGCCCGAGCGAGCGATGAAGGCCAGCCTGCCTGCCCTCACCTTCTGGCTGATCTCCGGCCTGACTGCCGCTCCCGCGATCGGCAGCCCGGTCCTCACCCATCTCACTGCAGAAAGCGACGGTGACGCCTACAAGGCCTCCTGCCGCCTCGAGGGCGGCCTGACACCGGGCGTGCAAGAGGAGATCGCCGCGGGGCTCGCGACCACGATCGAGTACCGACTGCACCTCTACCGGCGCCGTCCGGCATTCTTCGATCAGCTCATCGTGAAGCGCCGCGTCCAGTGCACCGTGCGCTACGACACGCTGACGCAACAATACACCCTGACCCGGCGCATCGACGACGACCTGCAGGAGACGAAGGTCACCGACGATCCGGCCGCGATGCGCGAGTTCATGACGTCGCTCCAGGCGGTGCCGCTGGTGAAGACCGGAACGCTGAAGGCGGGCGAGGACTATTACCTGAAGGCGAAGTCGACTCTCGGCCTCGTCTGGCGCTTCTACGTGATCCCGTGGCCGATGGACACCGACTGGGAGCGCGTCGCGATCGTGGCGGGGGGAGCGAAGAGCCTTGGCACCCAACCCTGACAGGCGGGAGACGCCGGCCTCGCGCATACGGGTCGACCGACTCGTGTGGACGAGCGTGCTGGCGCTCCTCGTGGTGTTCGTGGGCGGCTACGCCCTTCTGAGCAAGGCGACCAGCTTCTCCTGGGTGTACATCACCAACAAGGTCCTCCTGTGGTCGCTCCTGCTGATCAACATCCTCCTGATTCTGACGCTCCTGACGCTCCTGATGAGAAATCTCATCAAGGTGCTCGTGGAGCGACGTCGCGGGATCCTCGGCTCGCGCTTCCGCACCAAGCTCGTGTTCTCCCTTCTCCTCCTGTGGCTTGTGCCCTCGATGATCATCTTCTGGGCCGCGCTGCACCTCATCCAGAGGAGCGTCGACCGCTGGTTCAACGAGCCGATGGACCGTCTCACCGACGCCTCGCAGCAGATCGTCGAGACGTATTACGGCGAGGCCAAGACGCGGGGAGCCTCGTTCGCCCGCGAGGTGGCCCGGCGGCTGGAGGAGACGGGGGCCGCCCATCCCTCGGCGCGGGGCTCGGTGCACGAAGCGCTCGGCGGCCTCCTGCGCGAGTACCACCTCGACCTGGTGGCGCTCGACACGGGGCGCGATCCGCCCTACGTCGTGCTCGACCCTCACGTGCCGGCCACCGGCGATCTCCAGGAGATTCCCGCCAACCTGCGCCAGGGCGCCCTGCGGGGGGAGCCGTTCATCTGGATGTCCGACTACCGGGGCGGCATGCTGATCCGATGCGGCCATCCGGTGCGCGACCCGCCCGGGGGAGAGCCGCGCGCCGTGGCGATCGTCGGCATCTACGTGCCGCGGGACCTGCAGCGCCTCGCGTCGTACGTGTCGCGCAGCAACGAAGACTATCGACAAATCCGCGCCCAGAAGGTCGTCATCAAGAGGGTGTACGTGCTGGTGTTCGCCCTCATCACCCTCGTCGTGCTCTTCTCGGTGACCTGGATCGGGCTGTACCTGGCGCGGCGGATCACCGAGCCGATCCAGACGCTTTTGCAGGGAACGCGCGAGATCTCCTCAGGCAACCTGGATTACCGCGTCGAGGTCGACGCCGGGGACGAGCTCGGGATCCTGGTGGAGTCGTTCAACCGCATGACCTCGGAGCTCAGGGCCGGCAAGGAGACCATCGAGAAGCGCAACCTCGAGCTGTCGGCCAGCAACCGCGAGCTGGTGGAGCGCAGGCGCTACATCGAGACGCTGCTCAACAGCGTCACCGTGGGCGTCGTGTCGTGCGATCGAGACGGGCGCGTCACCACGCTGAACCAGGCGGCGCTCCGGCTGCTCGAGCTCGAGCGGGGGCCCGAGCCGGTCGGTCGTCCGCTGCCCGCGCTCCTGCCGCCGGAGGGTCGGGAGGCGATCGAACACCTGATCCGCGAGGTGTTCTCCTCGCGCGGCGAGTCGGCGGCCCTCGGGCTCGAGCTGTCGATCGGAGGCAGGACCTGTACCATCGCGGCCAGCGCCACATCGCTCCGGGACGAGACCGGGGATCCCCTCGGGGCCATCCTGGTCCTGGAGGACCTCACCGACCTGATGCGGGCGCAGAAGATCGCCGCCTGGCGGGAGGTGGCCCGGCGGCTGGCGCACGAGATCAAGAACCCGCTCACGCCGATCCAGCTGTCGGCGGAGCGCATCCGCAAGAAATACGCCGAGAAGGCGCGCGATCTCGACGACATCGTGGACGAGGGGACGGCGGCGATCGTGCGCGAGGTCGCGACTCTCAAGAATCTGGTGGACGAGTTCACGCGCTTCGCCCGTCTGCCGGCTCCGAACCGCGTGGCCACGAGCCTCGAGGACGTCATTTCCGCATCGCTGTCGCTTTATAACGGCGTGCATTCGAGGGTGACGATCCAGCCGGTGTGCGACGCGGGGCTGCCCCGGGTCCTGCTCGATCCCGACCAGATGAAGCGCGTCCTGGTCAACCTCCTCGACAATGCCGTGGAGGCGATGGGAGGACAGGGGACGGTCACGATCGAGGCGCGCCGGGACCCTTCCGGCACCGTGCGCCTGGAGGTCGCGGACGACGGCCCCGGGATCCGGGAGGAGGACCGCGACCGGCTGTTCCTGCCCTATTTCTCGACCAAGAAGAAGGGGACGGGGCTCGGCCTCGCCATCGTCCACCGCATCGTCTCCGACCACCACGGACGCATCCACGTCGAGCACAACAAGCCGCGCGGGGCGCGCTTCGTCATCGAGCTGCCGGCCCCGGCGGCCTAGGCTGCCCCCTGCTACAATAGGCCGCGTGGCGAAAGAGCGTGTTCTCATCGTCGACGACGAAGAGGGAGTGCGGAATTCCCTGCGCAACATCCTCAAGGATGAAGGATACGCCGTCGAGGTGGCCGAGT is a window from the Candidatus Dormiibacterota bacterium genome containing:
- the lpxC gene encoding UDP-3-O-acyl-N-acetylglucosamine deacetylase, which codes for MAQKQRTLARPMEVEGVGLHSGRRVRLRVLPAEADSGIVFLRTDEGNAAIPATHRLLNDGNLSTTLSRGALAVATVEHLLSALQGLSIDNVRIELDGPEVPILDGSALPFVTLIRESGVRALGKPRRFLTLTRPVRVKAGEKEILALPDNVFQATYAIDFPHTAIGSQTVTTEVSEHTYADAIAPARTFCLLRDVEAMRSSGLALGGSLDNALVVGDDGVLNGSLRFPDEFARHKVLDLVGDLALLGAPIRAHVIAFKGGHRLHAALVAKIMSTRSAWSLGTSEDRLPAAHLAEFAHLKDSLLPHPVGLAG
- a CDS encoding DUF4390 domain-containing protein yields the protein MKASLPALTFWLISGLTAAPAIGSPVLTHLTAESDGDAYKASCRLEGGLTPGVQEEIAAGLATTIEYRLHLYRRRPAFFDQLIVKRRVQCTVRYDTLTQQYTLTRRIDDDLQETKVTDDPAAMREFMTSLQAVPLVKTGTLKAGEDYYLKAKSTLGLVWRFYVIPWPMDTDWERVAIVAGGAKSLGTQP
- a CDS encoding ATP-binding protein, producing the protein MAPNPDRRETPASRIRVDRLVWTSVLALLVVFVGGYALLSKATSFSWVYITNKVLLWSLLLINILLILTLLTLLMRNLIKVLVERRRGILGSRFRTKLVFSLLLLWLVPSMIIFWAALHLIQRSVDRWFNEPMDRLTDASQQIVETYYGEAKTRGASFAREVARRLEETGAAHPSARGSVHEALGGLLREYHLDLVALDTGRDPPYVVLDPHVPATGDLQEIPANLRQGALRGEPFIWMSDYRGGMLIRCGHPVRDPPGGEPRAVAIVGIYVPRDLQRLASYVSRSNEDYRQIRAQKVVIKRVYVLVFALITLVVLFSVTWIGLYLARRITEPIQTLLQGTREISSGNLDYRVEVDAGDELGILVESFNRMTSELRAGKETIEKRNLELSASNRELVERRRYIETLLNSVTVGVVSCDRDGRVTTLNQAALRLLELERGPEPVGRPLPALLPPEGREAIEHLIREVFSSRGESAALGLELSIGGRTCTIAASATSLRDETGDPLGAILVLEDLTDLMRAQKIAAWREVARRLAHEIKNPLTPIQLSAERIRKKYAEKARDLDDIVDEGTAAIVREVATLKNLVDEFTRFARLPAPNRVATSLEDVISASLSLYNGVHSRVTIQPVCDAGLPRVLLDPDQMKRVLVNLLDNAVEAMGGQGTVTIEARRDPSGTVRLEVADDGPGIREEDRDRLFLPYFSTKKKGTGLGLAIVHRIVSDHHGRIHVEHNKPRGARFVIELPAPAA